The Endozoicomonas montiporae CL-33 genome contains a region encoding:
- the clpS gene encoding ATP-dependent Clp protease adapter ClpS — MSKFEQFRLSLEKEGRELEGDHDVALLPEKVQLKPPSMYQVIILNDDFTPMDFVVEVLEVFFNMTTEQATQVMLKVHTQGKAICGTFSKDVAETKASQVNEYSREFQHPLLCKTVKAD, encoded by the coding sequence ATGAGTAAATTTGAGCAGTTTCGTCTAAGCTTAGAGAAGGAAGGCAGAGAGCTGGAAGGTGACCATGATGTCGCTTTGCTCCCTGAGAAAGTACAGCTGAAGCCGCCTTCAATGTATCAGGTAATCATCCTGAATGACGATTTTACACCAATGGATTTTGTAGTTGAGGTCCTGGAGGTTTTTTTCAATATGACCACTGAACAGGCTACACAAGTCATGTTGAAAGTTCATACGCAGGGAAAAGCAATATGTGGCACGTTCAGCAAAGATGTTGCTGAAACCAAAGCGTCACAGGTGAATGAATACTCCAGAGAATTCCAGCATCCCCTGTTGTGCAAAACAGTTAAAGCCGATTAG
- the clpA gene encoding ATP-dependent Clp protease ATP-binding subunit ClpA, with product MLNKDLELTLNSAFRDARSKRHEFMTVEHLLLALLDNESASRVLVACGVDLERLQRELSEFVDSTTPLIASEDTERETQPTLGFQRVLQRAVFHVQSSGKKEVTGANVLVAIFSEQESQAVFFLKQQDVARIDVVNYIAHGIAKMPGQELEEISNELVEDGESESSGKDPLKTYAANLNEQARQGKIDPLVGRAEEVERVCQILTRRRKNNPLLVGEAGVGKTAVAEGLAKRIVDGEVPEVLSKAVVYSLDLGSLLAGTKYRGDFEKRFKKLLSELKRLDNAILFIDEIHTIIGAGAASGGVMDASNLLKPLLTSGELRCIGSTTFQEFRGIFEKDRALARRFQKVDIIEPNVEDTIEILRGLKQRFEEHHAIKYEDDSLRAAAELADRYINDRHMPDKAIDVIDEAGAYQQLQSEEDRKEVIEVSDVETIVAKMSRIPPKSVSSSDKELLSKLERNLKMVVFGQDDAITSLSTAIKLSRAGLKAPEKPVGSFLFSGPTGVGKTEVCKQLAKSLGIELVRFDMSEYMEAHTVSRLIGAPPGYVGYDQGGLLTEAINKTPHCVLLLDEIEKGHPDVFNLLLQVMDHGTLTDNNGRKADFRNIILIMTTNAGAETMTRSSIGFTEQDHTSDGMSVIKKTFTPEFRNRLDSIIPFEALKEDTIKFVVDKFLTELQAQLDERRVQLDVDDKAREWLAEKGYDRQMGARPMGRTIQEHLKKPMAEQILFGKLAENGGFVRVTVKKDELHLKFEAAKSKTSDLEIVDGK from the coding sequence ATGCTCAATAAAGACCTCGAACTCACACTCAACAGTGCCTTCCGTGATGCGAGAAGCAAGCGTCATGAATTCATGACAGTAGAACACCTGCTTCTGGCACTGCTTGATAATGAATCCGCTTCCAGAGTGCTCGTTGCCTGTGGTGTTGACCTGGAGCGGTTGCAGCGGGAACTGAGTGAGTTTGTCGATTCTACGACCCCTCTTATTGCTTCCGAAGATACAGAACGGGAAACCCAGCCCACACTGGGCTTTCAGCGCGTACTCCAGCGTGCCGTTTTTCATGTTCAGAGTTCGGGTAAAAAAGAAGTCACCGGTGCGAATGTTCTGGTGGCTATTTTTAGTGAGCAGGAAAGTCAGGCTGTTTTCTTTCTTAAACAGCAGGATGTGGCCAGAATTGATGTTGTGAATTACATTGCCCACGGTATTGCAAAAATGCCGGGGCAGGAGCTTGAGGAAATCAGCAATGAGCTGGTGGAGGATGGCGAGTCCGAGTCATCCGGTAAAGACCCGTTAAAAACCTATGCTGCGAATCTGAATGAACAGGCTCGTCAGGGTAAGATTGATCCGCTGGTGGGTAGAGCTGAAGAAGTAGAACGTGTTTGCCAGATTCTCACTCGTCGCCGTAAAAATAACCCGTTACTGGTGGGAGAAGCCGGGGTTGGTAAAACAGCCGTTGCAGAAGGCCTCGCGAAACGGATAGTGGATGGAGAGGTCCCCGAGGTTCTTTCCAAGGCGGTTGTTTACTCTCTTGACCTTGGATCATTGCTGGCTGGTACCAAGTATCGTGGTGATTTTGAGAAGCGTTTCAAGAAGTTACTAAGCGAACTTAAACGTCTTGATAATGCCATTCTGTTCATAGACGAGATCCATACCATCATCGGTGCAGGTGCTGCTTCCGGCGGTGTAATGGATGCTTCCAACCTTTTGAAGCCATTGTTAACCTCCGGTGAGTTACGCTGTATCGGCTCAACCACCTTTCAGGAGTTTCGTGGCATTTTTGAAAAAGACAGGGCGCTGGCTCGTCGTTTCCAGAAAGTGGATATCATTGAGCCTAACGTTGAAGACACCATTGAAATTCTCCGCGGCCTGAAGCAGCGATTCGAAGAACATCATGCCATTAAGTATGAAGATGACTCCCTGCGTGCAGCCGCTGAGCTGGCGGATCGTTATATCAATGACCGGCATATGCCCGACAAGGCAATAGACGTTATTGACGAGGCGGGAGCCTATCAGCAATTGCAGTCTGAGGAAGATCGTAAAGAAGTCATTGAGGTCTCTGATGTCGAGACCATCGTTGCCAAGATGTCACGAATCCCTCCAAAGTCTGTCTCCTCTTCGGATAAAGAGCTTTTGTCCAAGCTGGAACGCAATCTTAAAATGGTCGTGTTTGGTCAGGATGATGCGATTACTTCCTTGTCTACAGCGATTAAATTGTCGCGGGCAGGTCTGAAAGCGCCAGAGAAGCCCGTGGGTTCCTTCCTGTTCTCGGGGCCTACCGGGGTCGGTAAGACAGAAGTTTGTAAACAGCTGGCGAAATCACTGGGTATCGAGTTAGTTCGCTTTGATATGTCGGAGTACATGGAAGCGCATACTGTATCGCGTTTGATTGGTGCGCCTCCGGGTTATGTGGGATACGATCAGGGAGGGTTGTTGACCGAGGCTATCAATAAAACCCCTCATTGTGTGCTGCTGCTGGATGAGATCGAAAAAGGTCATCCCGATGTCTTTAACCTTCTGCTCCAGGTCATGGATCATGGCACACTGACGGACAACAACGGCCGGAAGGCGGACTTCCGTAATATCATTCTTATTATGACCACCAATGCCGGTGCAGAAACCATGACCCGCAGTTCTATTGGTTTCACCGAGCAGGATCATACCAGTGATGGTATGAGCGTCATTAAGAAGACGTTCACACCAGAGTTCCGAAATCGTCTGGATTCCATTATTCCGTTTGAGGCACTCAAGGAAGACACCATCAAGTTCGTGGTGGATAAGTTCCTGACGGAACTGCAGGCTCAACTGGATGAGCGCAGGGTTCAGCTGGACGTTGATGATAAGGCCAGAGAGTGGCTTGCCGAGAAAGGTTATGATCGTCAAATGGGTGCCCGACCCATGGGCAGAACCATTCAGGAGCATCTTAAAAAGCCGATGGCCGAGCAGATTCTGTTTGGTAAACTGGCGGAGAATGGCGGTTTTGTTCGCGTGACTGTGAAAAAAGATGAGTTACATCTTAAGTTTGAGGCGGCCAAGAGCAAAACGTCTGATCTTGAAATTGTCGATGGGAAGTAA
- the infA gene encoding translation initiation factor IF-1, translating into MAKEESLEMEGVVIDTLPNTMFRVELENGHVVTAHISGKMRKNYIRILTGDKVKVELTPYDLTKGRITYRSR; encoded by the coding sequence ATGGCGAAAGAAGAAAGCCTTGAAATGGAAGGCGTGGTGATCGACACCCTGCCTAACACTATGTTCCGTGTAGAGCTGGAAAACGGTCACGTCGTGACTGCCCACATCTCCGGCAAAATGCGCAAGAACTACATCCGTATTCTGACTGGTGACAAGGTTAAGGTCGAACTGACCCCTTACGATCTGACCAAAGGTCGTATCACCTACCGCTCCCGCTAA
- a CDS encoding arginyltransferase: MSVLKDLKFYATQPHACSYLPDRQAITLFMDPATELDSGLYSHLSDIGFRRSGRHIYRPRCNGCNACIPARVAVKQFNRRRTQKKNWNKNQDLVVTAHKAVNDDETYRLYQSYINTQHKDGDMYPASQEQFESFLVQCPDFCTFYKFRLGDELVAVAVTDKLKHGLSAIYTFYSPNHPRRSLGRYCILWQIEQTRKMGFDYLHLGYWIKDCQKMNYKIQYRPLEIYINNRWVTLK, translated from the coding sequence ATGAGTGTTCTGAAAGATCTTAAATTCTACGCAACCCAGCCCCATGCATGCAGCTACCTGCCGGATCGACAGGCCATTACTCTGTTTATGGATCCGGCCACAGAGCTGGACTCCGGCCTTTACAGCCACCTGTCCGATATCGGTTTCCGACGCAGTGGCAGACATATTTACCGCCCACGCTGTAATGGCTGCAACGCCTGCATACCTGCCCGTGTCGCCGTTAAACAGTTCAATCGCAGGCGAACCCAGAAAAAAAACTGGAATAAAAATCAGGATCTGGTGGTAACCGCTCATAAGGCAGTCAATGATGATGAAACCTACCGGCTTTATCAGTCCTACATTAATACCCAGCATAAAGACGGCGATATGTACCCTGCCAGTCAGGAGCAGTTTGAGTCATTTCTGGTTCAATGTCCTGATTTTTGTACTTTTTATAAATTCCGGCTGGGCGATGAGTTAGTGGCAGTAGCAGTGACAGACAAGCTCAAGCACGGACTTTCGGCCATCTACACCTTTTATAGCCCGAACCACCCCAGACGCAGTCTCGGTCGTTACTGCATCCTCTGGCAGATTGAGCAAACACGCAAAATGGGGTTTGACTACCTGCACCTGGGCTACTGGATTAAAGACTGCCAGAAGATGAATTATAAAATTCAATACCGGCCGTTGGAGATTTACATCAATAATCGATGGGTTACCCTGAAATGA
- the aat gene encoding leucyl/phenylalanyl-tRNA--protein transferase codes for MDIFLHQLNPVKADFPPVSEALEQPNGLLAFAGTLNTPTLLTAYQQGIFPWFNEGEPILWWSPDPRMIIRPESLHISRSMKKELRRHNYQITIDQNFSGVMHQCRVLREHAEGTWITNQMEAAYNQLHREGYAHSVEITDDGELVGGIYGLAMDRMFFGESMFSKKTNASKLAIIYLCRFLAEQGIKILDCQVPNPHLESLGAIRIPRHLFMKYLKRYCRSTESVANWN; via the coding sequence ATGGATATTTTCTTACACCAGTTAAACCCTGTTAAAGCTGACTTCCCGCCGGTCAGTGAAGCACTGGAGCAACCTAATGGCTTACTGGCCTTTGCCGGCACTCTCAATACCCCTACTCTGCTCACTGCCTATCAGCAGGGTATATTTCCCTGGTTTAATGAAGGCGAGCCCATTCTGTGGTGGAGCCCGGATCCCAGAATGATTATCCGGCCGGAGAGCCTTCATATCTCCCGATCTATGAAAAAAGAGCTGCGCCGACACAATTACCAGATAACCATCGATCAGAACTTCTCCGGAGTCATGCATCAATGCAGGGTGCTTCGGGAGCATGCAGAAGGCACCTGGATTACGAACCAGATGGAGGCCGCCTACAACCAGTTACACCGGGAAGGTTATGCGCATTCTGTTGAAATCACGGATGACGGAGAGCTGGTTGGCGGGATTTACGGTCTGGCGATGGACCGGATGTTTTTCGGTGAATCCATGTTCAGTAAAAAAACCAACGCCTCCAAACTCGCTATTATCTACCTCTGTCGCTTTCTGGCCGAACAGGGAATAAAGATACTGGACTGCCAGGTTCCCAACCCGCATCTGGAGTCTCTGGGAGCAATTCGAATACCCCGACACCTGTTCATGAAATATTTGAAAAGATATTGCCGAAGCACAGAATCCGTTGCAAACTGGAATTAA